From Onychostoma macrolepis isolate SWU-2019 chromosome 05, ASM1243209v1, whole genome shotgun sequence:
tcaccaaggctcttctcccccgatagctcagtttggccggacggccagctctaggaagggttctggtcgtcccaaacgtcttccatttaaggattatggaggccactgtgctcttaggaaccttaagtgcagcagaaatttttttgtaaccaattctgtctctgagctcttcaggcagttcctttgacctcatgattctcatttgctctgacatgcactgtgagctgtaaggtcttatatagacaggtgtgtggctttcctaatcaagtccaatcagtataatcaaacacagctggactcaaatgaaggtgtagaaccatctcaaggatgatcagaagaaatggacagcacctgagttaaatatatgagtgtcacagcaaagggtctgaatacttaggaccatgtgatatttcagtttttcttttttaataaatctgcaaaaatgtcaacaattctgtgtttttctgtcaatatgaggtgctgtgtgtacattaatgagtaaaaaaaatttacttaaatgattttagcaaatggctgcaatataacaaagagtgaaaaatttaaggggtctgaatactctCCGttcccactgtgtgtgtgtgtgtgtgtgtgtgtgtgtgtatacatgtatgtatatgaatgaatggatataaacatataataataataataataataataataatattttaatattaattatattaatattaaaactaaaataatattatgtaatatttattagcTCTTAAAATAGCCAATATCAATAGATCTCAATCAATTAGTTGAAATAGGACTAAATGAGACATTGTTTCCAGTGGACTCTGGTTTGATTTGGATTCAATTTCGCTGCTTTATCTGAAGCGCAACTAGCAGATTGTTTTGCGCAATTAATCTCATATCAAAATTAGCTGAGAAAGATAATTCAAAGATATTACAAATATGATGAGTGAATCATTGAGTAGACATTACAAAAACGACTTCAGAAgtcaatgtatttttatttttaacgcTTTACTTGaggcctttatgtataatgtataaaattTATTTAGGTATAAAAAGTTATTCATGATGCACATTGCAATGCattgtatatattttcataaataagtGTAACCAAAgtgaaaatgcattataattgcAGATTCCCTGTTACATCTGAAATCGgttgtttgttttaatgcattgtacTTTCTAAAGGTGTAACAATGAAAAGATATGTCTTATAACTGTTATTAATGTGatcatacaatgcattataaggtgcaaTGCAATGCagaattaatgcattaaattactTTTAGAATGCATCATATATATAAAGCTTCAGGTTAAAGTGTTTCCTGATTTTCCAGCAAACGCGCACTTGTATTCTGCTTGGTGATCCAGATCATAGATCTGCAGTTATTTTCAGCTCTCCTCCACATGCAGTGTCTTTGGTGTTGTTCAGACGTTTGTAACCCGAGTCGTGCGTCTGCTCTCTCCAGCTGGCTCTCGGCTCTGGAAAGCACTCGTTGGCTGCAGCACCTGTCCGTCATGCTGAAAGCCGCCACTCTGGTGTGCTCTGCGGTGGAGCGGGAGGGGCGTCCAGTGCTGGTGCACTGCTCAGACGGCTGGGACCGCACGCCGCAGATCGTGGCCCTCGCAAAGATCCTTCTGGATCCCTTCTACAGGACCATAGAGGTACACGTGAAGAAGAACCGCCACATACGGCTCTGTGTCAATTAGTTTTCTCATGGGTTTGACATGAACTTAAACGTGCACCTTGAATGCAAAGATAAAAGCATTCGCCAAATGCAGTCTGTGGGCTTGCCAGCAAAGAGATTAATATTAAATGCATGTTtaatttaagtcaagtcacagttatTTATACAGCACTTTACTcgatacagattgtttcaaagcagacagtgtcattattcagattAATTTAGTTCAATTCAGTcagttcaaactttaaaatgtctttacacATCCGAGTCAAAGCTGCTCTAAAATGActagattaaacactcaattttcagttaaagtttaaagacaaaaacacaatagaattattaaaatgttaaatgaaatatttatttttatatataatttgttggCAGGGCAACACTTAAAAGTACTGacataaactaaataaacaaactaataattgaaaatgaataaatactatatagacataaaaaatgacaaaaacaataaattactaaaactttaacaaattcaagtgaaaacagaaaaaactaaaaataaaatctaattcaaaataacaaaaactatagaaGTATATCACTGATACTAAAGCAACACTCTTCCCGTGTATCAAAGGCAGTTCTTTTATGCAggtgtaaatgtaaattcatcTAAATGCCACCAGCTCTGCTGTGTAAATTTGTCTTTAGAAACGTTAAATGAATCCCTTGTGTTTGCCGGTCAGAGCTAGTTAACTTTGGCTCGTTACGCCTCGTGTCTCTGACTGTCTGTGGGTCTGGCAGGGTTTTCAGGTGCTGGTGGAGACGGAGTGGCTGGATTACGGTCATAAGTTTGCGGACCGCTGCGGTCATCAGGAGAACGGAGAGGATGTGAGTGAACAGTGTCCCGTGTTCCTGCAGTGGCTGGACTGCATTCATCAGCTCCTCAAGCAGTTCCCCTGCCTCTTCGAGTTCAACGAGGCCTTTCTGGTGCGCAGCCTTTGCTTTCATTTATACGTGTCAGTATAATGCTTAAGATTTGGGTATTGAAAAGTAAACacgttattttttataatagcttgtacattatgttttttaattattattcagtGGTTTTTATGGATGTTGAAACAAAGTCATTTAAATCCTTCCTTTTTTTTGTGCTGAATAATGactgtctgtcttttttttttaaatgtatttcagtgtttttattgaaTAATTAATTATCCAATCAACATGTCAGATTTTTCGTTTCAAAacgttattttaataaacaaataagccAATGAATTtgagtgatatatatatatatatatgtatgtaagtTACATATAGTATAAACAAAAAgctttttaagtgtttttaaaggttttaagcaaaatattttcagcaaaacaaaaaacattgtttacaaaaagtatttttataaagcattaatttttgtaaaacgtgaaatatattgtttttatcaaaCTAAGTTTGCTTTACTGGCCCTGAAGacagacattttcaaaaatgtttagcAAAATATTTTAGGCGTTAGTAGTTTTATTAAACACaaagcaaaatgtttttataaagcattaaatgttttttaataaaatattaaataacacactttttttgcaaaatattttttgtccgtatttttatcaaacaaaaaaaagtatttttataaagcattaaaaaattgGAATAAACATTAGGTTTGCTTTAATTTTTactctttaaaatgtatttgaatgttctaattttttttgtagctgACCTCATATATGTCCATTTTCCATTGTGATGACAAATAAGAAAGCCTGGTGGCTGAAACGTTGGTTTATGAACAAATAAGCCTAAGAAATTGAGTTATACTTCCTTTTTTTGATATAATTTTAACTTGCACCTTGACATTTAATTGTccttttcattaatttatactTCACTCCTAAATCTGATGCCTGATTCAAATCTTATGCAGGAAGGATAAATCCTCAGTTTATATGACCTGTAGGTCTCATCCAGATGTTGTTGTTCAGTTTTACACTGATTAACTCagtttttctgttgtgtttccAGGTGAAGCTGGTCCAGCACACGTACTCCTGTCTGTACGGCACCTTCCTGTGCAATAACGCGAAAGAGCGCGAGGCCCGTAACGTCTATAAACGCACCTGCTCCGTCTGGTCGCTCCTGCGCAACGGCAACAAGAACTTCCAGAACTTCCTCTACATCCCCTGCCATGATATGGTCAGTATGCCTccgaacacaaacacacataaaacattataacaCACGCCTTTGGATTGGTTCAGAGATGATTTATGCTGCATTCACATCCAAATAATTAAGTACTTCCGACTGCAGACTCTAAAAAAGGGGTTTTAGCCCATTAGGTGTTTTAGAGCTGAACAAAtactatttacatttaatactgAAATTTCCATatctttttaagattttattacaGTCTCTGTCTTTTCCAGTTTGGAAATTGCTATTTTAAAATTCACCgatatttaaaggttttctgtGACTGTGAGAACCCTGTTTAAAAGACATATTAAACTTTCTcgtttgttgtgttttatttatgtaatgcCCAGTaaatgcagtgttatttttttatttgtctatatagtttttaatttttatttaaattttagttatttttgtacaTAATATTAAACTAAGCAAAAATGATAAAtcttgccttggcaactagctgaaataaaatacaaattaatatttttgttaagtaatggaaaagtttttttaatggttttaattaacTATATGATACATatgctacatttattttaagacaTGGATTTGTGTCACgtctgaacacaaacacacaattactTTAAACAAGATTGATGCACTTTTTGATTAATTATAAGCTTTCAACAAGAGActcaattaacatttttgtttttctaaaaaaGCAATTTCAGCCaattaacaaaaacagtttatattttttaccaGAGAAATTTCCATAACTTTTTATCAGTTTAACAGAAAtcagttttaaaaatctgataTTTGAAGGTTTTCCATGACTGTGGGAACCTTGTTTAAAAGAAATcacatttttttccctccctcatttattgtgttttgtttatgtGATATCTCTGGTTTAATGCAGTGTTAATTGTGCAGATGTTGAGCTGTTGTTGTGGTGATGTCTGCAGGTTTTGCAGCCGGTCTGTCACACGCGGGCTCTGCAGTTGTGGACGGCCGTGTATCTGCCGACGTCCTCGCCGTGCACCGCGGCTGAAGATGCCATGGAGATCTACCTGAGCCCTTCGGCCGGAGGAGAGGAGTTCAGCTCTCGCTCCCTCGATAGGTGACCATTCATTTCATTACAGTGCTAAAAATGCTGCACAATTACATTTGCGCACATATACTAAATCTTTATTTGGCCACATTCCAAACAACTTTCCCGAAAGTAATATCTTGATGCATTTCCGTCTCTACAATCAGATTCCAGCACACTTGCTGCCAGTAAATTACAGATTGCAGGACTTTTTTTCCTTCTGATCCAGTCAGTGGTTCATAgcaatatttattaaacaaaaagcaGTGTTATTCtaaagcattaaatatttttttaataaacattaaatatttttttaatttttagaaaACATTAATTTAGCTTAATTGGCCTGGTGAcagttaaaaaaattttttttttttaaataaaaatatttcttaactGTCAGTATCATTATtcaacaaaaagtatttttataaaacattaaattggcTTTACTTGCCCTGGCAAACATTTTAAGTTGTCAgtagtttttataaaatatttaataatttatataaaacattaaataatatttaatttttataaaaggTTCATTTTGCCTTACTTGCCCTGGTgatattttcaatgttttttttagccAAAGTGtcagcatttttataaaaaaattccctttttttttttttattattattaaacatgacatttgcTTTCCttattgtttgtaaaatattttacaagacAGAACAATAAAACttacttaaattaaaacatttttataaacactTGTATACTTGTATGTATAAAGGGCTAACCATCATCCCTTTTATGTTCAGCTTCTGCCCTCTTGTGGTGAACTGTAAGCACACtgtaaaacactgtttttcaaTTCACTCAGGCTCCCCAAAACACGCTCGATGGACAACTTGGTATCTGCTTGTGAGAACGGCGTGACGCTCACCCGCACCTCGAGTGACCCCAACCTGAACAAGCACTGCCAGGAGGGCCGTCCGGCGCTGGAGTCCAACCAACCTGCGGCCATCCAGAGCGCCGCTTCGTCCGAGGACCAGCCTGTTGGTGGATTGATCGCCGCTGAGCCGGCGTGTGAGGAAACCAGCTCTTCAATATCTCCTGAGGACGATTTAGGGGCAGAGCCTTGTTTGACAACCCAGCCCCTTCCATCTTTGCCCCACCCCTTAGCATTAGATCAAGCCCCGCCCCTTCCAGTCACAAACCAAGCTCCGCCTCAAATCCCAATTAGCTCACCACAGGAAATCAGGACTGCAGAAAACACAAATCCACCTCCTCTTCCACCTCCTCTTTGTAACGGCTTCGCACACGTAGAAAACGCTAGCGGATCTGAGAACTCTGAAGCCATTGCGCCAATGGAGGCATCAGTGGAGACGCTAACGGAGCAAAGCGCAATCCCTCCTTCTAGGAAAGCCACCGATGTCCCGTTCGAAACGCCGATCCGAAACGGCGAACTGGTTCCCGCCAGAGAACGACCGCCACCTGCCGACTACGCCAAAGCAGCGCGCCGTTTGATTTCCCAAAGCCAGCTGACGGAGCTATCGCTACTAGGTTCCCAATGGGACAGCGTCCAAGGCCTGGTCCAGTCGGCCTGCGGTGGCGCCATCCAACACGGCAGCTATCACGGCCGCCGCCTGGCGAACAAGCTCCTCCGTGCCCAAGCTGGAAGCGCTAACGGCGGGCCATGTTGCCGCCGAGACCCCCTGCGCGCTCCTGGAAGCCCCATCCAGTCAGGCTGGTTCACTGCGGTGAGGAACTCCAGCTACGCCGCGCTTTGTTCCTCGGCAGCATCTTCGCTAGCAATGGGACCGTCCCTCCGGCAGCTGCTCCCGTCCCATTCCTCGCCGTCCTCCAGCGGCTCTCCGGCTCCGGCGTACCTGGACGACGACGGCCTGCCGGTGGCGGTGGACGCGGTGCAACAGCGGCTGCGGCAGATCGAGGCCAGTTACAAACAGGAGGTGGAGGTGCTGAGGCGGCAGGTTCGACAGCTGCAGCTCAAACTGGAGAGCAAGCAGTTCTGCACGCCGCCCTCCGAACCCGACGTCGACTACGAGGACGATATAGTGAGTCTATGATCCCAGTACATTTAGCATGCTCACTGTGGGTCCTCCAACATTcagtttaataaaatttatGATATGGCCTACTGTATTTATTAAACTTCAGAAGGattaatgatttaatatttttaatgaatgaatgaatgaataaataatgcatttatatagcgctttgtgtattgctgtacacccaaagtactttacaatcatgtggggtggggggggggtctctcctcaaccaccaccagtgtgcagcatgtttagtcaatcattttaaaatttctgctatatctaaaattattttattttaataaattatttcattttacatttaaagtaaaatgtagtccaaaaataagaaaaaatatattataaatatagtaagttcatttgcaaaaacagattttgcattccaattaatctcaatcaa
This genomic window contains:
- the mtmr4 gene encoding myotubularin-related protein 4 isoform X3, with the protein product MGEEGPPSLEYIQARDLFPQKDLLKEDDALQVPFPVLQGEWVEFLGRADDAIIAISNYRLHIKFKDSIINMYPGVDSEISVPLRLIEGVESRDMFQLHIICKDSKVVRCHFSTFKQCEEWLKRLNRAIAHPARLEELFALAYHAWCLGGNTDDEDQHLHLCRPGDHVRHRLEVEVKRMGFDMQNAWRVSDINNNYKLCSSYPQKLLVPVWITDKELESVASFRSWKRIPVVVYRHQRNGAVIARCSQPEISWWGWRNTEDEYLVTSIAKACQLDAGLRACRARGDGPDSSDSDFDSSLTGCPAPDASSAAQKLLILDARSYTAAVANRAKGGGCECEEYYPNCEVMFMGMANIHSIRNSFQSLRAVCSQIPDPGNWLSALESTRWLQHLSVMLKAATLVCSAVEREGRPVLVHCSDGWDRTPQIVALAKILLDPFYRTIEGFQVLVETEWLDYGHKFADRCGHQENGEDVSEQCPVFLQWLDCIHQLLKQFPCLFEFNEAFLVKLVQHTYSCLYGTFLCNNAKEREARNVYKRTCSVWSLLRNGNKNFQNFLYIPCHDMVLQPVCHTRALQLWTAVYLPTSSPCTAAEDAMEIYLSPSAGGEEFSSRSLDRLPKTRSMDNLVSACENGVTLTRTSSDPNLNKHCQEGRPALESNQPAAIQSAASSEDQPVGGLIAAEPACEETSSSISPEDDLGAEPCLTTQPLPSLPHPLALDQAPPLPVTNQAPPQIPISSPQEIRTAENTNPPPLPPPLCNGFAHVENASGSENSEAIAPMEASVETLTEQSAIPPSRKATDVPFETPIRNGELVPARERPPPADYAKAARRLISQSQLTELSLLGSQWDSVQGLVQSACGGAIQHGSYHGRRLANKLLRAQAGSANGGPCCRRDPLRAPGSPIQSGWFTAVRNSSYAALCSSAASSLAMGPSLRQLLPSHSSPSSSGSPAPAYLDDDGLPVAVDAVQQRLRQIEASYKQEVEVLRRQVRQLQLKLESKQFCTPPSEPDVDYEDDITCLRESDGSDEEDSLSNHSEDRFSEGSWDRVERKDTEVTRWVPDHMASHCFNCDCEFWIAKRRHHCRNCGNVFCKDCCHLKLPIPDQQLYDPVLVCNTCHDLLLESRTRELRSQQLKKAIATASS
- the mtmr4 gene encoding myotubularin-related protein 4 isoform X2; this translates as MSRTNRASCSMLNCFGEEGPPSLEYIQARDLFPQKDLLKEDDALQVPFPVLQGEWVEFLGRADDAIIAISNYRLHIKFKDSIINVPLRLIEGVESRDMFQLHIICKDSKVVRCHFSTFKQCEEWLKRLNRAIAHPARLEELFALAYHAWCLGGNTDDEDQHLHLCRPGDHVRHRLEVEVKRMGFDMQNAWRVSDINNNYKLCSSYPQKLLVPVWITDKELESVASFRSWKRIPVVVYRHQRNGAVIARCSQPEISWWGWRNTEDEYLVTSIAKACQLDAGLRACRARGDGPDSSDSDFDSSLTGCPAPDASSAAQKLLILDARSYTAAVANRAKGGGCECEEYYPNCEVMFMGMANIHSIRNSFQSLRAVCSQIPDPGNWLSALESTRWLQHLSVMLKAATLVCSAVEREGRPVLVHCSDGWDRTPQIVALAKILLDPFYRTIEGFQVLVETEWLDYGHKFADRCGHQENGEDVSEQCPVFLQWLDCIHQLLKQFPCLFEFNEAFLVKLVQHTYSCLYGTFLCNNAKEREARNVYKRTCSVWSLLRNGNKNFQNFLYIPCHDMVLQPVCHTRALQLWTAVYLPTSSPCTAAEDAMEIYLSPSAGGEEFSSRSLDRLPKTRSMDNLVSACENGVTLTRTSSDPNLNKHCQEGRPALESNQPAAIQSAASSEDQPVGGLIAAEPACEETSSSISPEDDLGAEPCLTTQPLPSLPHPLALDQAPPLPVTNQAPPQIPISSPQEIRTAENTNPPPLPPPLCNGFAHVENASGSENSEAIAPMEASVETLTEQSAIPPSRKATDVPFETPIRNGELVPARERPPPADYAKAARRLISQSQLTELSLLGSQWDSVQGLVQSACGGAIQHGSYHGRRLANKLLRAQAGSANGGPCCRRDPLRAPGSPIQSGWFTAVRNSSYAALCSSAASSLAMGPSLRQLLPSHSSPSSSGSPAPAYLDDDGLPVAVDAVQQRLRQIEASYKQEVEVLRRQVRQLQLKLESKQFCTPPSEPDVDYEDDITCLRESDGSDEEDSLSNHSEDRFSEGSWDRVERKDTEVTRWVPDHMASHCFNCDCEFWIAKRRHHCRNCGNVFCKDCCHLKLPIPDQQLYDPVLVCNTCHDLLLESRTRELRSQQLKKAIATASS
- the mtmr4 gene encoding myotubularin-related protein 4 isoform X1, encoding MSRTNRASCSMLNCFGEEGPPSLEYIQARDLFPQKDLLKEDDALQVPFPVLQGEWVEFLGRADDAIIAISNYRLHIKFKDSIINMYPGVDSEISVPLRLIEGVESRDMFQLHIICKDSKVVRCHFSTFKQCEEWLKRLNRAIAHPARLEELFALAYHAWCLGGNTDDEDQHLHLCRPGDHVRHRLEVEVKRMGFDMQNAWRVSDINNNYKLCSSYPQKLLVPVWITDKELESVASFRSWKRIPVVVYRHQRNGAVIARCSQPEISWWGWRNTEDEYLVTSIAKACQLDAGLRACRARGDGPDSSDSDFDSSLTGCPAPDASSAAQKLLILDARSYTAAVANRAKGGGCECEEYYPNCEVMFMGMANIHSIRNSFQSLRAVCSQIPDPGNWLSALESTRWLQHLSVMLKAATLVCSAVEREGRPVLVHCSDGWDRTPQIVALAKILLDPFYRTIEGFQVLVETEWLDYGHKFADRCGHQENGEDVSEQCPVFLQWLDCIHQLLKQFPCLFEFNEAFLVKLVQHTYSCLYGTFLCNNAKEREARNVYKRTCSVWSLLRNGNKNFQNFLYIPCHDMVLQPVCHTRALQLWTAVYLPTSSPCTAAEDAMEIYLSPSAGGEEFSSRSLDRLPKTRSMDNLVSACENGVTLTRTSSDPNLNKHCQEGRPALESNQPAAIQSAASSEDQPVGGLIAAEPACEETSSSISPEDDLGAEPCLTTQPLPSLPHPLALDQAPPLPVTNQAPPQIPISSPQEIRTAENTNPPPLPPPLCNGFAHVENASGSENSEAIAPMEASVETLTEQSAIPPSRKATDVPFETPIRNGELVPARERPPPADYAKAARRLISQSQLTELSLLGSQWDSVQGLVQSACGGAIQHGSYHGRRLANKLLRAQAGSANGGPCCRRDPLRAPGSPIQSGWFTAVRNSSYAALCSSAASSLAMGPSLRQLLPSHSSPSSSGSPAPAYLDDDGLPVAVDAVQQRLRQIEASYKQEVEVLRRQVRQLQLKLESKQFCTPPSEPDVDYEDDITCLRESDGSDEEDSLSNHSEDRFSEGSWDRVERKDTEVTRWVPDHMASHCFNCDCEFWIAKRRHHCRNCGNVFCKDCCHLKLPIPDQQLYDPVLVCNTCHDLLLESRTRELRSQQLKKAIATASS